The genome window GAGAGGCCTGGGGATTAACCTACACCCTTTGTAGCTCTCTGGACCAAAATCTGCCCAGGGAAGTGCAATGCTAGAGCCCAGGACTCATCAGCTTGGCAGCTGCCAGGCCTCTGGATGCCTCCCAGGTAATAATGCCCTTCGGATACTTCTGATCTCCAAAGGCTCCCCCAAATTTCATCCTACTCAAATTTTGTGTCAAATCTTGCCAAAGGTACCCCTGTACTCCTGGCTCAGCACACTTCTGCCTTTGCTCTCTTCTCAGGCCAGATCTGGCTGGACCTTGATGGCCCCTGTTTTCTTGAAcctgttatttcttttctcatttatttcctcaataaataaaatctgaGTGCCtagtatgtgtcaggcactgttctaggctctATAGTAGAAGAATACAAATTCTCTACTCCTAAACTTTCATTCTGCCGGTGCTAGGGGCAGGTTTTATCTTCCCCTTTAGATCCTCCCATTTCAGAGAAGTGGGTAACACTGGGAACAGTCATAACCTgacttctcttcttccccttgtAGGGGAGCAGATCCTAGCATGGGCCCCAGGGGTGAGGAAGGGGCTGGAACCTCAATTGCCTGGAACCCTGATCTGCACTAACTTGAGAGTCACCTTCCAGCCCAATGGATGGCAGCGGAGTCAGGTGAGATGTTTAGGGCAACAAAGGAAGGATAGCTAGTAAGAAATGGGTAAGGGAGTCTAGAAGGATTTAGATAAACATTACAGGAGGTGAGAGAGTGAGAATTATGCTTCAGGGCTGTCTTTTTGAATGTATCATGGATACTCAGTGGGGACTATCTTGAGGGAGGTTAGGGGCTGCCAAAGTAGATTTGAGATTTCAGATGAATGAGACAATGAATGAGATTTCAGATGTCTTTAGCCTCAGTGGTATGCTCGTTCTAGGAGACTCCCCTGAGCAGTGAATATGATTTTGCCCTGGTCAACATTGGGCGATTGGAGGCAGGTAAGTGTGGAGGTTTGGTGAAGGAGTTTGCTGGGGGTGTTGGGACCCTTCTTCATTCTTCCTCTGTTCTCAGAGGGCAGCCACGAATGAAGTGGGGTGGGATGGGAGTGTTCCTACTAGAGGGATCCTGATCCATGGCTACACTGCTCTCCAACTCTTGACTTCAGTGAGTGGCCTATCCCGCATCCAGCTCCTCCGTCCAGGGTCCCCGCTTAAATTTATCCCTGAGGAGATTCTGATTCATGGCCGAGATTTCCGCCTGCTCAGAGTTGGTTTTGAGGCTGGAGGACTAGAGCCTCAGGCTTTTCAGGTAAGAAGGCCCCAACCCAAGGACTGCTCCTCCCTGTAGAGCCTTGGGATCCTTTCCCTGGCAATTCCCACTTCCCAGGATCCCTCCCATCATTCTGTCTGCTTCTCTCCTCAATGAGAGGCTAAAAGGCTGGGATAAATGATAGCATAATGAGAATTAGGGACCTGAATTCTAGCCTGGCCCTGCCAATTACCAGgagtgtgactgtgggcaagctTCTCCCTTTGAAAACCAGGGAGGGTTAGATGAGATTATTTCTAAAATTCCTCCTAGAATTAACATTTGTGATCCTGTGGTTCTGGATGTGTTCTCCTGACCTTATTCCCTACCTGACTGTTGCCTTTATTGTTCTCTGTTGGTTGCAAAGACAGTGGAGCAACACAAGGgctccatttccttcttttcactTCTTCAGTCTGAGCCAAAGGATGGGATGTCCTTTCCTCCACAGGTGACCATGGCCATTGTCCAAGCCAGAGCTCAGAGCAGTCAAGCCCAGCAATATGCAGGGATAACCCTGAGCAAGGCTGGTGAGTGAGGGTGCTTTAGGGTAAGGAAAGGGTGAAGAGTCTGAAAAAGCAGGGACTGGCTAAAAAAAGAGCTGAGCAACTCTCTGGTTCTTCTTTCACCTCTGTGCCTCCCTTCTGCCCTAGGCCAGAGTTCTGGCTCCAGAAAACCACCTATTCCCCTCTTGGAGGCATCAGAAGACTGGGAGACTGAGCGGAAAAAGCAgggggccaggggctggagggtcaGCACCGTCAATGAGAGGTTCGACATAGCTACCAGGTGATCCCACAGTCCACCCCAACCCCTGCTGCTCTCCCAGTCTTCCTACAGTTTTCTGACCCTCTAAATCTAGGGTCATATTTCCTTCCCACCAATTCCAGCCTCCTAGGGACATCCACAAAGCTATCCCCCCTACCTCCGAGATCTCTAAAACCGAGCCCTTAGAATGATCCCCTCCTAAGCAGCTTTCATATGACAAGAGCTTTGCATTATAATGAGGTTACTGAGCCAAGCTGTGACATACTCTCAATTTCACAGCCTCCCAAATTATTTCTGGGTCCCTAACCGAACCCTGGACAGTGAGGTCAAGAGAGCATTTGGCCACTTCCACCAGGGCCGTGGACCGGTCAGTGTGAGCATGGGGGTAATAGCTGGGGATCAGAGGGTTGTGGGAGGTCAGGGTGGGGGCAAGGGAAAGTGGGGTAGGAGTTTCTCCTACAATGATCCCCCTCTTACCCATCTGAAGCGCCTGTCCTGGCATCATCCTGGGGGTAGTGATCTCCTCCGCTGTAGCGGCTTCTACACAGCCAGTGACCCTAACAAGGAGGATATCAGGTGAGGGGAGGTTTGATGAACAGAATCAAGGGTTAGATGTTCAGGGCAGATTTGCTCCCTTACTTTCTGACTTGCTCCCCTCCAGAGCAGTAGAGTCGATGCTCCAGGCTGGGCATTCAGATGTTGTCCTGGTAGACACTATGGATGAGCTGCCTAATCTTGCAGATGTCCAAGTTGCCCACTTGAGGCTGAGGGCCCTCTGCCTGCCTGGTGAGAGTAACCTTTGGCCCTTTACCCCCACCCCTAGGTCTGTTGATCCTAACCTGATTTGCCCTTTTAGTCTGCTATAGATGAGTAACCTTTCAACCCAATGAACCTTAGTTTTCTACTCTACTTCCATCTCTCATAGACTCATGATTCCTGTCTTCCTGACTCCAAAgtattcttttaactgttttgagatataatttacatatataaaattcaccctttacccatcttaagtgtacagttcagtgaattttattatatctaaaaggttgtacaaccatcacaacaaatttaattttatgagCGTCATGGCCATTTATACATAATTCTCATTCCTGgctccagccctaggcaaccactaccCAACTTACTCTTAACCCTTCAGGCTATAAACGCTGAATCCTAAATCCCAAATTCTCCCCatttctttgtccttttaactGCTCTGCTTTCTCTCAGATTCATCTGTAGCTGAGGATAAATGGCTCTCAGCCCTGGAAGGAACACGATGGCTGGACTATGTCAGGTAGTCCCTCTTTTTTAAGtcatgagatatatatatatatatattcaaaccCCAACCTCCCTCATCTGTCAACTTGGACTTGTAAGTGGCCTTCCATTAACTCTTCTCCTTGGTTTCCAAGAAGACTGTTATTTGCTGCTCCTTAGAAGGAAAAGTGGCAGGATTCTGGAGTCAGACTCTATTCCATCCCATAACCCATCATGCCCTCCCTCCAGGCTTAGCCTTTTCTTTCCTCACCTGCCTCTCCAGGTCTTGTCTTCGAAAGGCCAGTGACATCTCAGTCTTAGTGACATCCAGGGTTCGCTCTGTAGTACTTCAAGGTGAGTTTCTTGGGTCAACCCATTCCTTTCCTCACCTTTTTCCTTTACCCACCTGACTGGGAGGGAGGCCCACAAGTCTTCCTTGCTCCCTTCCAGGGCTACATTCTCCTCTCCTGGTACTAGGGACTCTCACAAGTTCTAACTCGTCATTAAGCACTACCTCTGCCTTCCTGCTACAGCGGGTAGTCCAGAATAGCAGCGTTctctgccctctgttcccatccTTCCATCAGTGGATGGGgattggggttggggtgggaaagGACAATGTGGAAGTTGGTTTCAGATTTATGATTCTGCCTCCTATTTGTAAAGCTGGGTATTTCTATCCAAGTGGAGTCTATGAAGTGAATCATTTAagatctttgttttttcttcacttCTATATGCCCTCTCAATCCTACCTACCCCAAACTTTTCCCTTCTGTGCCTCTCACTTATTCCTGCCATGTTTACTTTCCTCATTctcttctgcctcagtttcctggcccctccttctttgtcccttctaTCATCCAGAGCATGGTGACCGTGATTTCAATGGCCTCCTCTCTTCACTCGTCCAGCTGCTTTCAGCCCCTGAAGCCCGAACACTGCTTGGATTCCAATCACTAGTGCAGCGAGAGTGGGTGGCAGCTGGACATCCCTTCCTCACCCGACTTGGGGGAGCTGGGGCCAGTGAAGAGGTGAGAATGTTTTGGGAGGTATTGGGGGTATTACTAAAGGAGTATGGGGATgagattttattatataattcattGGTGGTGAATCAGGTCAGAAGGGGCCTGAAAGTTAAACTGACCTCAAAGGGAAACTCAGTTGACTGAGGTACCACAACTCCCTACTgttctttattcagatttccatTCCCTGACCTCCTTAGTGGCCCTGTCCCTTGTCCCTCATCATTTTGTTATTTAGGTCCTCACAATCCCTTCTTACCTCTTAAAATTTCCCTCTTCTCAGGCACCAGTGTTTCTCCTCTTCCTTGACTGTGTCTGGCAGCTCCTCCAGCAGTTTCCAGCTGAGTTTGAATTCTCTGAGTTTTTCCTTCTCGCTCTTCATGACAGTGTCAGGGTTCCCGACACCCTCACATTCTTGAGAGATACTCCCTGGGAGCGTGGAAAGCCAAGTGGTGGAAAGCCAAAGGTCAGTGACTTCCAGTTTTggcttgtctttttttcccccattaagAAGTACTCTCTGAAGTTTAGTCCTTATTTATGAAAAATGAGGTCTGTAGGTGGGAAAGGGGGAGGGTGGTGCTCATTCACAGGACTGGACTTTCCTCCTAGAGTAAGAGGTCAGAGTTTCATTTCTCTCTAGACTTGGGAAAaggattatatatacatttttttgtttaaccatcctttttctcatttcctctgtCCAGTTTAACTCCTATACGCAGGTCTATACCTCAGGGTGTATCTATAACTCAAAGCCCCTGGCTGGAAACTCTATTAACCTGAAGCTATCTGTCTGGGACTGGGATTTACGCTACAgctatgaacagacacttcagtTCCATAATACTGGCTATGACCCAGAACACTGCCCAGATTCCTGGCTCGCTAGACAGCAGGTAAGGTGTCTAAACGTCCTAAAAATTCCCTTGGCCTTCTCACAAGGGAGAAGTGGAAGAAACAGTGCCTGAGTTCACCGGGAAAAGCTATCCCATCTCTCTTCTGTAGCTGTCACTATAGTCCCCTggaagctggaaatcctagaatAGCACAGAGGGCATCCTTTTTGTCTCCATTTTTGTTTACTAGTCTTCCTATCTCATACACGTGTTTTACAAGTTTCCTTAAAACCAACTTTAATCAGTCCTGATGACCGGTTTGAAATCTAATGAGGAGAGTAGTTAAAGAGTTATTGGGGGGAGGCTTATAGTTCTAACACTAGTGCAGCAAGAGTGGTTGGCAGCTGGACATTCCTTCCTGACCCAGTTTGGGAAACCTGGGATCATCTGGGTTTTAGGTTGCTAGTTgatttctctttcccctttaGCCAAGCTTCATGGTTCCTGGACCTCCCAGTTCTGTCTGGCTCTTCTCTAGAGGGACCCTGACTCCCCTGAATCAGCTCTGTCCTTGGCGGGACAGTTCTTCCCTACTGGCAGTCTCTTCTCGTTGGCTGCCTCGACCTGCCATCTCCTCTGAAAGCCTGGCTGATCAGGAGTGGGGGCTTCCCTCACACTGGGGAGCTTGCCCTTTACCCCCGGGACTGCTGCTGCCTGGGTATCTGGGACCCCAGATCAGGCTGTGGAGACGCTGCTACCTGAGGGGAAGGCCTGAGATCCAGGTGAGAAGGGAAGGTAGGGATTAGGAGTGGGAAAACGGGCTTGACTATTGAACCAGATATTCTAGAGAAACCTGATGTTTCCAGGAGCTGGAAAGGCAAAGGGCTAGAGGGATTGGGAAGTGAATCCTGCTGGTATTAAAGTGGATAAGTTTGGGAGTATGCAGTGTGGGAGAAACTGCTTGTGGAACCTAGGGCATAGTTGGAAGGTGCTAGAAgtgatggtaactagacttattgtggggatcatttcataatatataaaaatgctgaATCACTTATGTACCTGAAACCAATAggatattatatgtcaattattcttcaatttaaaaaaatgttgtaaGTAGCAGTTCTTCGAAGAGAACTAGAGTTGCAGTAacattcctctgcctcttttcACCCCCTCCTCAGATAGGCCTCTCAGCTCCCACAATCTCTGGCCTCCAGGAAGAACTAACCCATCTTCAGGAGCTATTAAGAAAATGGACACCAAGAGTATCTCCTAAAGATAACTCCAAGGAAAGAGATCCAAATACCACTCTTTACCAATCCCAATGGAATTTCTGACTTTTTCATGGGCAGGGCAAGGGCCgtctggggtgagggagggtccTAATTCGATTTTTCTTATCTGCTATTGCTTTTACATTGCAATCCTCATCAAGCCCAGTGACTTTTCATTGCAGATGGATGGTGCTAACTTTCTCTCCAACTCTTGCCCTGTCCTGTTTGGGTTCTCACaacttatgtgtatatatatatatatatatatatatatatatatatatatatatatatatatatatatatatatacacacacacacacatacacatatatataaaatttgattGGAAcgaatttaaagaattaaaaaacaagtgcTTCCTTTGCTTTTGACGATTTGTGATTTGAGGCAGAAACAAATCAGTCCACatgattgcctttttttttcaaagtgattCCATTCCTTTTGGATATCCAGCTGTTTAAAACTGAGATCAGAGATGCTGTTCCTCAGTCTCCACAAGATGGCTCAGAGACCTCATTCTCACCTCCTCTTGCTGCTGCTTTAATtcccatttctatttcttccctttAGTTTTACATGGGTATGGAGTAGATGTGGGTGGATGTGGGAGACGGACCCTGTCTTTTCCAATTGTGTATTTTTCTAGTGACATTTCTATTTAAGAAGTTCATTAAAGCACAGTATTTATATACATTGCTAGCAGTGTTTCTTGTGTCAGAATAAAGGATCCTAAGAGAGCGGTAGGTGGAGTGTGCGTGTGACCCAAGAGGATGGCATCCACCTTGTGGATGCTAAGGAAGTAAGGAGATCGATGCGGTGAGATGTGAATTCTCTCCTGTAATTTGGGACAAGGGTTGTCTTTTAGGCTTCCCATTAAGCTGTGGATGGGGCAAAAGCATACCAAGACGTTGTTGCTGGGGTCGGGGTGTATTCTGAAAGTCAAACCAGATCTCTGGGCTTCAATATCAACCAACCCTCAACCTTGGGTCATACTGCATCGCTGAACCTTAGCTTCCCCTCACCCCGCATGCAATAATGACTTCGGAGAGCTCATACGCCTCCGCAGCTCAGACATTCCGCAATCCCCTCCCGAGGGAAAACGAAATACCTGCAGCCCGGGCCAGGGCTGTGAGGCCGCACCTGCCCAAAGAATGTAGGTAGGGTAGAGAGCTGCCCCTGCGTCCGGAGGCATCCGAATCCTTGGGAGTTGGGGCGGAGGGGTGGGGAGTTCCTCAGCACTCCCTTCTTTGGGGAAACAAAAAGACCACTGGCAACAAAgtttatgaaatgaaaattttgtcCATTCAGCTTTCGAATTTACATTTTGGGAAGCAGTGGAATCCGTTAATGTCTAATACTGCCTGAGGTGCGTCTGAGCGTTTGTTTCGCTTTCCCTGCCCTCACCGCTTGCACCGGACGGGACCTCATCACAAGGACTCCGTAATTCCAGGGACGGCGGGTGTCCGCGGTTCCTAAAATGGCCGCGGCCGCTTCCGTCTCCTCCCCGCGTCCCCCGCTCACTACCTCACGTCCACCTTTGTCCCGGAAGTGGAATCGGTGACAAAGGTCGGAGGGCGGGATCGCTGCTTGGAGACGGCGGGAGCTGTTTCGCCATGGCGGCCGGGCCGATCTCCGAGCGGAACCAGGGTGACTGGAAGGGATGAGTCCGGAATGGGCTCAGGGGAGCTGGGAGGCCCCGACTAGAACAAGCAGTGTTTCTGCGGGGGCGGGAAACTGGAACCCACCCCATACCCCCCGGAGGGCACGAGTCCGGCCCCCGTGCCTGCTGGCTGGAGGGTAGCCGGGTGCGAGCTGAGGCCTGTGGGTGTGATTCTGTGTGCAATCCCCTTAAGAAGCTTCTCTAGTAACTGGAGAAAGGAGGTGTAAGGGCTTAATGacgtttttaatctttttctttttgcttctataCCGATCTCCACCCCTAAATCCCCGGCTCGGTTCCATCCTCATGTTCCCACCACCTCCTTTTTTCCTGTTATATTCTCATCTCTGCGCTTAT of Manis javanica isolate MJ-LG chromosome 4, MJ_LKY, whole genome shotgun sequence contains these proteins:
- the MTMR11 gene encoding myotubularin-related protein 11 isoform X2, translating into MWWGGRGQSFNITPRKEEPEGLSGPKSAQGSAMLEPRTHQLGSCQASGCLPGEQILAWAPGVRKGLEPQLPGTLICTNLRVTFQPNGWQRSQETPLSSEYDFALVNIGRLEAVSGLSRIQLLRPGSPLKFIPEEILIHGRDFRLLRVGFEAGGLEPQAFQVTMAIVQARAQSSQAQQYAGITLSKAGQSSGSRKPPIPLLEASEDWETERKKQGARGWRVSTVNERFDIATSLPNYFWVPNRTLDSEVKRAFGHFHQGRGPRLSWHHPGGSDLLRCSGFYTASDPNKEDIRAVESMLQAGHSDVVLVDTMDELPNLADVQVAHLRLRALCLPDSSVAEDKWLSALEGTRWLDYVRSCLRKASDISVLVTSRVRSVVLQEHGDRDFNGLLSSLVQLLSAPEARTLLGFQSLVQREWVAAGHPFLTRLGGAGASEEAPVFLLFLDCVWQLLQQFPAEFEFSEFFLLALHDSVRVPDTLTFLRDTPWERGKPSGGKPKFNSYTQVYTSGCIYNSKPLAGNSINLKLSVWDWDLRYSYEQTLQFHNTGYDPEHCPDSWLARQQPSFMVPGPPSSVWLFSRGTLTPLNQLCPWRDSSSLLAVSSRWLPRPAISSESLADQEWGLPSHWGACPLPPGLLLPGYLGPQIRLWRRCYLRGRPEIQIGLSAPTISGLQEELTHLQELLRKWTPRVSPKDNSKERDPNTTLYQSQWNF
- the MTMR11 gene encoding myotubularin-related protein 11 isoform X1, producing the protein MWWGGRGQSFNITPRKEEPEGLSGPKSAQGSAMLEPRTHQLGSCQASGCLPGEQILAWAPGVRKGLEPQLPGTLICTNLRVTFQPNGWQRSQETPLSSEYDFALVNIGRLEAVSGLSRIQLLRPGSPLKFIPEEILIHGRDFRLLRVGFEAGGLEPQAFQVTMAIVQARAQSSQAQQYAGITLSKAGQSSGSRKPPIPLLEASEDWETERKKQGARGWRVSTVNERFDIATSLPNYFWVPNRTLDSEVKRAFGHFHQGRGPRLSWHHPGGSDLLRCSGFYTASDPNKEDIRAVESMLQAGHSDVVLVDTMDELPNLADVQVAHLRLRALCLPDSSVAEDKWLSALEGTRWLDYVRSCLRKASDISVLVTSRVRSVVLQVSWPLLLCPFYHPEHGDRDFNGLLSSLVQLLSAPEARTLLGFQSLVQREWVAAGHPFLTRLGGAGASEEAPVFLLFLDCVWQLLQQFPAEFEFSEFFLLALHDSVRVPDTLTFLRDTPWERGKPSGGKPKFNSYTQVYTSGCIYNSKPLAGNSINLKLSVWDWDLRYSYEQTLQFHNTGYDPEHCPDSWLARQQPSFMVPGPPSSVWLFSRGTLTPLNQLCPWRDSSSLLAVSSRWLPRPAISSESLADQEWGLPSHWGACPLPPGLLLPGYLGPQIRLWRRCYLRGRPEIQIGLSAPTISGLQEELTHLQELLRKWTPRVSPKDNSKERDPNTTLYQSQWNF